CCGAATATGGATGTGTGTGCTGACTGTCATCCCACCATAGTTTAGAAACACCATTGCTGCAAATTTATCTACTTactatttcctgcacattgccgAGAGTCACAGGcctgcatagcaggagacagTTAATGACCTTGCACATTTGGatgacaacagcccccacagtggatAGTCCAAATCTGAACTGATTGCCCACTGCAGAATAGCAATCTGGCATTGTAAGCTTCCCGAGCACCACCGCCACTTGCTGTTGCATAGTCActgccagggccggattaaccttttgtgggccctggcACCAACCatttttgtgggcccccatgtcGTCATTGTGGGCTCCGAGTGTGGGCCTGGTGCGGCAGGGCCATTGGTGCCCTAGTGTACCTGGTACTGAATctcagagacatttttcattttgatcacacaCCTCTGCATGACTATCTGCATTGCCATGCCCAGATCGCTCAGCCCCCAGTTCTTCTCATTGAGCTGTATGTGCATGTGGATTAACCAGTGTCCACAGTGAGCAGAACTTTCATAATGATCTGGGGAAACTCCCCAcagatttatctccttcctcattcaAACCTTCTATAGCCATGTCTCCAGTACCACCTTATGTCACCAGTCACTGTATGTTGTTCTGGCCTCAGCTCAATAAAGTTTCACAGCCAGCAGATACCCGATCAATTCTGACAAATGCCTCCCTCAGCACCCATCCTGCCATTTGAGCAAGCCGCTTGCAAACACCATTTCCCCAAAGTGAGGACTTAGCCTTTGGGAAGCTGAAGACACCAGCCTTTCTCCTGCTCTCGTCTTGGTCACCACCACCTCTCCCCATGCTTGTTTCTCTTCTACCTTGGATGtgctcagtggtgagctggagccggttcgcgggagccagttgttaaatttagaagcccttttagcgggacaaccggttctaaaagggcttctaaatttaacaaccggccaaaagtggcgccttaggcactgactccgtgggtgctccagccccggagcacccacagagaaaatttggtgggtgcagagcacccaccggcagctccccaccccgcgcctggccccagctcatctccactcggcctccgcccctgaacgcgccgccccaccctgcttctctgccccctcccctcccccggcttcccgcgaatcagctgttcacgcgggaagctggggagggctgagaagcaggcagcagcttcgtgctcaggcccagggaggcggaggcgagctggggcggggagcaatTCCCCTGCGCatcccccgggttacctgctgttgcgcgggtggccctcctcgtgcccctcCAACCCCAgcccacctccgctccgcctccgcccctgaacgtgccgccccgctctgcttctctgcccccccgcagcttcctgcgaatcagctgttcacgcgggaagccggggagggctgagaagcaagtggcggctttgcgctcaggcccaaggaggcggaggtgagctggggtgggggggggcatgagaAGGGCCacccgcaccgcagcaggtaacccggggggcgcGTAGGGGAatcgctccctgccccagctcacctctgcctccctggacctgagcgcgaagccgccgcctgcttctcagccctccctggcttcccgcgtgaactgctgattcgcaggaagccgaggtgcgggggggagaagcagagcggggcggcgcgttcaggggaggaggcggaggcggagcggaggtgaggtgagctggggccaggcggggagctgtcagtgggggctctgcacccactaaattttccctgtgggggctccagccccagagcacccagggagttggtgcttaaggcgccacttttgatgtgatcagtgaggggagcggccactccccctgctcccaccctagctatgctaccctgcccctaggagccagagggtgctgctggatgcttcccgggagctgccccaggtaagcaccgccgggactccccacctcgcccctccggcaggtccctctggctattaggggtggggtgggcacacactacggtggcccacgagaccctcctgcccggttctggggacagtcaggggacaggggatgggggtagATGGggctgggatcctggggggcagggatgggtggttagggactatttagaaaagctggacgtgcacaagtccatggggccggatgagttgcatccgagagtgctaaaggagttggtggatgtgattgcagagccactggccattatctttgaaaactggtggtgaatgggggaagtcccggatgactggaaaaaggctaatgtagtgccaatctttaaaaaagggaagaaggaggatcctgggaactactggccagtcagcctcacctccgtccccggaaaaatcatggagcaggtcctcaaagaatcaatcctgaagcacttacatgagaggaaagtgatcaggaacagtcagcatggattcaccaagggaaggtcatgcctgactaatctaatctccttctatgatgagattactggttctgtggatgaagggaaagcagtggatgtattgtttcttgactttagcaaagcttttgacacggtctcccacagtatccttgtcagcaagttaaggaagtatgggctggatgaatgcactataaggtgggtagaaagttggctagattgtcgggctcaacgggtagtgatcaatggctccgtgtctagttagcagccggtgtcaagtggaatgccccaggggtcggtcctggggccggttttgtttaatatcttcataaatgatctggaggatggtgtggattgcactctcagcaaatttgcggatgatactaaactaggaggagtgggagatacgctggagggcagggataggatacagagggacctagacaaattggaggattgggccaaaagaaatctgatgaggttcaataaggataagtgcagggtcctgcacttaggacggaagaacccaatgtaccgctacaaactagggaccgaatggctaggcagcagttctgcagaaaaggacataggggtgacagtggacgagaagctggatatgagtcagcagtgtgcccttgttgccaagaaggcccatggcattttgggatgtataagtaggggcatagcgagcagatcgagggatgtgatcgttcccctctattcggcattggtgaggcatcatctggagtactgtgtccagttttgggccccacactacaagaaggatgtggataaattggagagagtccagcgaagggcaacaaaaatgattaggggactggaacacatgacttatgaggagaggctgagggaactgggattgactgcagaagagaagaatgaggggggatttgatagctgctttcaactacctgagaggtggttccagagaggatggttctagactattctcagtggtagaagaggacaggacaaggagtaatggtctcaagttgcagtgggggaggtttaggttggatattaggaaaaactttttcactaggagggtggtgaaacactggaatgcattacctagagaggtggtagaatctcctaccttagaagtttttaaggtcaggcttgacaaagcccgggctgggatgatttaattggggattggtcctgctttgagcagggggttggactagatgacctcctgaggtcccttccaaccctgatattctatgattctatgaccccctcatggagagaggagggaaccagttgttaagattttggcagctcatcactggatgtgCTCCCTAGCCAGCTGGGGCTATTCTCCCCCTGCAAACCTGAtctgcttcctctttccctgcttcCCTTGACATTCCTTTCCTACAGGTGACCTCTGTTCCTTGAGGTTAACTCCAGTTTCTTTATCCACTCCTAGCTTAATGGCCCCCAGTagtcacagagccacctgcagcttctctggctACAGCCATGGGGCCAATTGCCAGAGGCCAGCCTTAGATAGCTGCAGCTGCTAGCAAGGGAGGGGTGGCAATTCCAAGGCTGAGCATGCTTGAACCTTGCAATGGTGGCACTAAGGGTTCTAAATCCTCAACActggccctaggcagctgcagactctggagttaggtgcttccctcctctaggCCAAGGCTTTAAGTACCTGAGATGCCCATCACTTGCAGTGGAGGCCACCAATTCCCACGCACCCCTCAGCTAGCACATAGTTGTGCAGAAAGTGCAGCCTGAATGATTTTGGAGGGCTGGAGCACTGGGAGGttcccatccctgagcagcagctctgcaacaagCTCTCATGGCCCTCTTCCGCTGCGGGACCAGGACCCTGTGAAAACAGTGGAGTTACCCCGTGTATAACCACTTCTGTCCAAAGCCTTTTGAAGtgagtgggagtcttttcattgtctttaatgggctGCATATGGAAGCAAAGGACCTCATTCTCGACTCTGGGAGCAAAGTGCATTCTATGCTGCACTGGTAACAGGAAGGTCTCACGTTACCCAGTGAATAAGCAACACCTCCTATAGCACCGAACTTTTTCTGAGAGGCCTCCTGCCCAATTACTAAATGTAAACCTGCTTCATTTACCAGGGCTAAAAATATCAGGTAGTGTGGTCACAAAAGCAAGGCCCTTCTGAATTCAGtaaagtgccccaggggttgatcctggggccggttttgttcaacagcttcattaatgatctggatgatgggatggattgcaccctcagcaagttcgcagatgacactaagttggggGGAAAAGTAGATAACCTGGAAGGTAGgcataggatccagagtgacctagacaaattggaggattgggccaaaagaaatctgatgaggtccaacaaggacaagtgtcCATCAtctaggacggaagaatcccaggctggggactgactggctaagcggcagttctgcagaaaaggacctggggattgcagtggacgAGAGGCTGGTTATGagtcaagaaggctaacagctTATTGGGCTCCATTAGTaagagcactgccagcagattgagggaagtgattattccccgctattcggcactggtgaggccacatctggagtattgtgtacaGTTGTGGGCCCCCcagtacagaagggatgtggacaaattggagagagtccaacagagggcaacgaaatgattagggggctggggcacacgacttttgaggagaggctgagggaactgggcttattgagtctgaagaagagaagagtgaggggggatttgatagcagccttccagtaccagaaggggggttccaaagaggatggagctaggctgttctcagcggtggcagatgacagaacaaggagcaatggtctcaagttgcagtgggggagatgtaggttggatattaggaaaaactatttcactaggagtgcagtgaagcactggaatgggttacctaaggaggtggtggaatctccatccgtagatgtttttaaggcccggcttgtcaaagccctggctgggaagatttagttggggattggttctgctttgagcaggggttggactagatgacctcctgaggtctcttccaacccttatcttctatgattctgtgatctaaTGTCTGAACTCTGAAAATATCCATTCTCAGTTGTCAGTAGCTTGGGGCAATGCGTGGTGTATATATgcagacattcacacacacacacacacacacacacacagtgtctatATATGAACCCTTAATTGTACAATCCACTGTTCAGAGGTTTGCTAAAAGCAGAGGTGACTAACAAACTTACCCTGATTATGTTGCAGAGTTTGGCAGGGGAGGTAAAGACTCGTGTTGCCTTCTGTGGTGCCTGTCCCTGAGAAATCAACTGGATACAtgggtttcccctcccattcTGATAGGTCcttgtcctgctgctgggacTCCAAGTTGGAGGGCGGGACTAGGCACTTCCAAACCACCTGAGAGCCTGAGCAATAGGGCATAGGGGCTGTTGGCAACAGTGGCTGAACGTCTGGGGAGCAGCAGTAGCTAGGGGAGTGGCCATAGTGAATGTGAACATTGCAGTCTTTGTGCATGTCTGAGTCCTCTGAGAGGTGAGCCAgggcaggctccgggcggcactTCCGTTTCCTTCTGGGGTGACGGCTTTGTAAGCCATGTTTCTGTAACATTGGGAAAGGCAATGGACCAGTTGTTCCAGCTTGCTTACTGGCCACCCAGCTGAAGTCAGACccatctgcagaagaggagaggtgCTTTGAGTGGTCAGGTCCCTGATGCACACAGGAGGGCTGTCCTGACAGAGATGCATCCTGGGACATTGGGCTGCTTTCAAGAGGCTGTTTGCAGTGACGAGTTTTCTCAGTCCTCTTTTGTGTCCGAGCACTGTGCACGGCCCCCGAAAACCAGGGCTTATGCTGGCTGGGTTCCTGGCCTGATCTCCCAGACGGACACTCTGGGTCCTTCCTGTAGTGATGGTGCCTGTGGTGGTGATAATGGACATGAGTCAGTATCTGACTCTTGGCTAACGCAGAGCTGCCGGTCTCCTTCAAGTCCAAAGACCTTAGCCTTGGCTCCCCTGGAgactgcagctgctcctggtcATTGTCAGTGGAGCTACAGTACACCCAGGGGTCGTAGTCACTGCTCAGGGAGCTGCGGAAAGTGGAGCAGCTACCATGGATGCCCTGAAGGCTGACGTCTGTGCAATTCAACATAGAATCACTGGAGGAGCCATGACAGGGTCCGGAGCTGGAGTCACTGCCTGGACCATCAGCCAGGTACCCACTGTGCAATGTGAGATAGCTCTCCCCTGAGCCACTGCTGTTCTGCTGCCTCCCATGACTGGTTCCCCGACGAAGAGGGGCAGCATGGTGCTGTCTTGGTACTACCGCCGTCCTGAATCCCAGGCAACGGGCCTGGTGCTGAAGTGGGCAGGTCCTGTGAGAAGATGGCATCTGCCCACATGCTGGAGATTTTCGGTGCTGCTCATTCCCTAGGCCTTGGGCTAGAGAGGGCTGATGGCTGCATGTGGCCATGGAGCCCACTGGCCTGTATGGCATATAGTGCATGGTGGTTAAATCCAACTGGGAGAGCTCTGGGGAATGGAAGAAGGGGTTGCCATGGGGGAGCTGCGAAGCAAAGTTTCTGAGCCGCCTCTGGGGGTGGGCCTCTGGGAGGCGATACAGGGCGTGTCCTGGGTGTTGCCGGAAGAGGTGAAGCCGCTGCCCGGGTTCCAGATCCTGGGGATTCTGCCTCAAATGCGCAGGCTGGGCAAAGGCAGCCCCCTCTAGAGAGACAGAAAGGGCATATCCACTACACGTCTGCATCCCATCCCACAGTTACCTGGCAACCCCTCCCCAGAACCCCGCCCAGACACCCAACGCCTGGCAACCCCTCCCCAGGGTAGCACCCCACGCACCCAGTGCCTGGCAACCCGTCCCCAGAACCCCTCCCACTCTCCCACCTGCCCTGACCCACCTCTCTTCTGTGCCTGATACCCAAATATTCCTTGTCCCTCCCAGCACAGGGGGACCCTTTTACTGCTTCCCGTACAGCCTGGTGAGCCTTCCCCTAAACCACACCCCCCCaacacccacccacacatacacaccacacCTTTCCTACACACACCACAAACCCCACACATATAACACCACCCCCAACACGCCAcaaatcccttccctcccacacacccaaatatccacacacacacaccataccctccccacacacacccaaacacccacccctgcacacacaccacaCCCGCCCCTCCACACCACAACGGCCCCATGCACATAACACCCCCCCCACATAACACCCCACCACCCACCacaaacctcctccccccacacacatccagacactccacccccgcacacagcacccacccccatacacaccacaccTTCCCCCGGCACACAACCCCCCTTCTCCCACACACATAACATCACACACGCTCCAGACACTCACCTACACACACACCAGACCCTCCCCGCCACAAAGACAGCACAAATACCCATCCTCCCACATCAAACCCACCCATACACCACAAACACCCTTTCCCCCACACCACACCCATaccacaaacaccccccccccacataccacactcccctccccccacccacacacactcctgctgggAGGTGCTTTTGATGGGCCATTTGGCCCCTGCTGGAGCCCTACCAATGATATTGAACATGCAGAGCGGGCAGGTGTGGTGCTGCTGTAGCCAGGGGTCAACACACTCTCTGTGGAACTCATGGGAACAGGAAATAATCCGCAGCTCCTAGACAGAGACAGAGGGGAGGTTTGAGTGGACAGAGCAAGGTCTCTGGAGGGAGCTGGATATGGGTGGGGAGGcgtctctctccctgccccctggatcAGCCCTGATCCCGCACTCCGGGCGCTTCCCAATGCACAAAACAAGACCACCAAAGAATCTCTAATGCTGCGAGCTGGCTCTGAGCATACCAGCCCATGCCTCTGCAATGTCCAAGCTCTGGGGTCCGAGTGGGGCAACACATTGCAAAGCCCTCTGG
The Eretmochelys imbricata isolate rEreImb1 chromosome 17, rEreImb1.hap1, whole genome shotgun sequence DNA segment above includes these coding regions:
- the RNF43 gene encoding E3 ubiquitin-protein ligase RNF43, translated to MSAGPQLQLAVLWPWLLMATLQVRLGLTGLAVAAAVESERSAAQKAIIRVIPLKVEPITLEGVFADVAEVTPAEGKLLQFHPLSLCNTSEDEHTSSGFVTIVKLERPDRDLHPCLSLDNKAKLAGERGARAILFDITDDESAADQLRKPRGLSQPVVLIRGHDAELLMGVVNKNREAHVKIEVKQQPAWPDYDVWILLTVLSTVIVIILIFVVRTKCHWNRTQPDSLQQQTMQAISQLAIRKYQARCQQDALRDSASSCSSAPICAICLEEFSEGQELRIISCSHEFHRECVDPWLQQHHTCPLCMFNIIEGAAFAQPAHLRQNPQDLEPGQRLHLFRQHPGHALYRLPEAHPQRRLRNFASQLPHGNPFFHSPELSQLDLTTMHYMPYRPVGSMATCSHQPSLAQGLGNEQHRKSPACGQMPSSHRTCPLQHQARCLGFRTAVVPRQHHAAPLRRGTSHGRQQNSSGSGESYLTLHSGYLADGPGSDSSSGPCHGSSSDSMLNCTDVSLQGIHGSCSTFRSSLSSDYDPWVYCSSTDNDQEQLQSPGEPRLRSLDLKETGSSALAKSQILTHVHYHHHRHHHYRKDPECPSGRSGQEPSQHKPWFSGAVHSARTQKRTEKTRHCKQPLESSPMSQDASLSGQPSCVHQGPDHSKHLSSSADGSDFSWMSLNHPMVSDTMSCRISRA